The following are from one region of the Mustela lutreola isolate mMusLut2 chromosome 7, mMusLut2.pri, whole genome shotgun sequence genome:
- the LOC131837238 gene encoding putative uncharacterized protein FRMD6-AS1, producing MGRNRQAPPEQGAGDHRGTERGTVSPRRSPQPRSASRPRRTGGPRAPRLPRCLARLPRGPVLPPRCGRALPVERRPSSPVPDAQSGRSKKKAKKDAEKETLLWLGLSTRRNLPKVPSSRRRRRPAGRGHSGQPGRRGRARGSPGRPPGAEFPLVPRRKPGAPGVGLSSAPQPLLLAPRQPGSSQPLCPGSQTSAFPHATEAGGDAVSFPLLAEWPSLTLGPRSPGTLPPEPSRAGRGWLFGLGIVLLIRNDGVEATQRGGDPSGGGFVTPSFSPLLLSRTHRPTHHSGRALVGFYTGWRGRRQEAKPPPLTLVSAIVKVDTASICCDCSECDPSEILFVRPRRWLEGLAEGAKGRWKLFLWHYESNQKIEEEDIHSMNLLSTSKCQVWRRKCWGIALVTGSGFVAFPLPVLTLQTFEILRRMLKGFY from the exons ATGGGGCGCAACCGACAGGCGCCTCCAGAACAGGGCGCCGGAGACCACCGGGGAACCGAGCGCGGCACCGTGAGCCCGCGGCGCAGCCCGCAGCCCCGGTCGGCCTCCCGCCCTCGCCGCACAGGCGGCCCCAGAGCTCCGCGCCTCCCCCGCTGCCTGGCTCGGCTGCCCCGGGGCCCTGTCCTCCCGCCCCGGTGTGGGCGAGCTCTGCCGGTGGAGCGGCGACCTTCCAGCCCGGTGCCCGACGCCCAGAGCGGAAGAAGCAAAAAGAAGGCGAAGAAAGACGCAGAGAAGGAGACACTGCTTTGGCTGGGGCTCTCCACTCGCAGAAACCTTCCCAAAGTCCCgtccagccgccgccgccgccgcccggccgGCAGGGGGCACAGTGGGCAGCCGGGGCGCCGTGGCCGGGCTAGGGGGTCCCCTGGGAGGCCCCCAGGCGCCGAGTTCCCGCTCGTACCTCGCAGAAAGCCCGGAGCACCCGGCGTCGGACTCTCGTCAgcaccccagcccctcctgcttGCACCGCGCCAGCCCGGCTCTTCTCAGCCCCTCTGCCCTGGCAGCCAGACGAGC GCCTTTCCCCACGCGACGGAGGCGGGAGGGGACGCGGTCAGCTTCCCCCTTCTGGCCGAATGGCCCTCTCTGACGCTCGGCCCCCGCTCCCCTGGAACACTCCCTCCCGAGCCCAGTCGGGCTGGGCGGGGGTGGCTGTTTGGCCTGGGCATCGTCTTACTAATTCGGAACGACGGAGTGGAGGCCACTCAAAGAGGAGGCGATCCCAGCGGAGGAGGCTTCGTGACTCCTAGCTTCTCCCCCTTACTCCTGTCCCGCACCCACCGGCCCACCCACCACTCGGGACGCGCCCTCGTGGGTTTTTATACTGGATGGAGGGGGCGCCGCCAGGAAGCCAAGCCTCCCCCGCTAACTCTTGTTTCTGCAATTGTAAAGGTAGACACAGCCTCTATTTGCTGTGATTGTAGCGAATGTGACCCCTCAGAAATTCTTTTTGTCCGCCCCCGAAGGTGGCTGGAGGGCTTGGCGGAAGGTGCCAAGGGCCGCTGGAAGTTGTTTTTATGGCACTACGAATCGAATCAGAAGATTGAG gaagaagatATTCATTCCATGAATTTATTGAGTACTTCCAAATGCCAG GTCTGGAGAAGAAAATGCTGGGGGATAGCACTCGTAACTGGATCTGGCTTTGTAG CTTTCCCTCTACCTGTACTCACCCTACAGACTTTTGAAATATTAAGAAGAATGTTAAAGGGATTTTACTAG